The DNA region AGATCCGAGAGAAACCCTCGATATCCGAGAAGAACACGGTCACGGAGTTGAAGTACTCGGCGTTTATGCTATTGTTCTTCTTTAACTTTTTGGCCACAGACCTGGGGATCATTTGATACAGCAGGGAGTCGGTTCGCCTCTTCTCAACGCTCAGCTCTTTAGTCCTGTCCACCAATATCCCGGCGTACCTCTGTATGCTGCTGGTCAGGTTCTCGATGCTGAATATGACAAAAGAACACGCCACCAGCACAAAGACCAGGAGGCAAGAGTTGATGATCACGTCGGTCTTACTCCTTTTGAGAAGAGCCGTTAGGTTCGCCTTACAGATGTACCCCAGGGTACTCTGTAGATTCAAGAGTGTGTCCAGGTACTTGGTAACGTTGTCATAGTGCCAGCGGGCCTTCAGTAGATCTATTCTACTGGGATCTCTCGCCTCCTCGCCAAACGTCCTAATCTGATAGCGGAATTCATTGATAACTCTGGAAGTGTTGGCGCCGAAAGTGTTGGTTTGGTACGATTCCAGATAGTCCACAGAGCTCGAGTACATTCTGGCAGATTCATAATTCTCCTGAAAACCGAAACTGTTAATGTTGTAGATTTCAAATTGCTCATGGGTGTCAAACCCACCTTGGGAGAAAAACATCGTTCCAAATGCTCGCTCCACCCCGAGATTCTCTTTCGCCATTGTTATTTTCTGAAAAGCGACAAATGATTTCCAGATGATGGCGAATTTGGACTCGTTGATGCTCTGGTACCCCCACAAGACCACGATATCGATAATGGAGGAGTAAAACTTGTACTCTTGGTCGATCGAGGAACCTTCAAGATTCTGGCGGTGACGAGCGAGATGTGTTAGCATATCTATTTTTGATCGGAACTCTTTTCGATCGAAGCGGTCCAGGTTTCCTGGCCACATATCCAAACTCTCTATAAAACTGTCAGTGACTGAGTACTCGTGAAATAGAAAGGACCTGGTGTCAGGGCCCAGAACACTCATGAATAGGATACTCAAGTCTCTCTCGTTCTGAAGGTGGTGGACCAATTTGCCAACATCGACACTGAAGGTCAGCGATTCAAAGGACTGAAAAATCATACGTAAAACAATGGTGAAAATAAGATTCTTTTGAAATCTGACTGAAAACAAATGATCCCTACATGTAAATTGATATGTATTAGTTTTTCCTACACCTAGCTCGATAATTTTTAGTAGTCATTATACAAAGTTTGTccatttgaatgaaaaatattccTAGTATGATATCCAAATGTTTTTACAAAACTAAATGCTTAGTTGAGTTTTAATTGATTATAAGTGAACAGTACGTGTAGATActtgtatgattttttgaaCGGTGAGTTCCTTAAACCACTGATaataacatttaagaaatagaaATTTCATTTCAACTACAAATAACATAAAGGCCAAATATataattcaaacaaataattCCCCGGATTTATGGACCATTGCCGATGAGCGCGCATGGTTAAGCTAGGTAGATGGTGGACTGACCTTTTCGTGGTCCTGTTTGATCTTGACAATGTCCGCCAGCTGGTACACACAGAACACCCACAGACCCAGTATGGGGACCATGGTCAGTGACAACATCTTAATCAGCTGGATCCTCTTCCCTCGGTCAGAGGCGGGGGAAGACAGACACGGTCCTGAAAACGGACCAATCAAACTTCAGAAACAGATGAGTATTTTACTAAAAACTGTTGTGGTGTTGTTGTACAATGCGTTTTATCCCAGCGCAAATGAAATTAGTCGTAGTAATTTCTAGAATTCTAGAAGAATGTTAATTTATAAGTTTGGTGcaaattttatgtaaactgttgtttaacattttatatttgaaagcGACCACATATGAGCCTCTGGCAAACTATTGTCGCAACATCCTTGCAAAAacgaacaatatttttattctaaaaatacGATTTTATTCCATGAATTTTATTATcagttatattaattttttttggaaaattaatatACTTAATTTTTTACTTATCAGATTTTTTCAACAACATTATTTCTTAGATGAATTTTGACAATTAATAACAGATGTACTTGATCATGTACATATGCCTGcgaaaaattttaattgaaaattgagaTAAACAGTTTAATGAGTGAGAAAATGTATACCTTTTCCTACGGGGAAATTCATGGCTGATACGGCAAGAGATCCCAGGCTCGAACAAGACTTGTTGAAGTCGGACATCTTCAGATTCTTCC from Crassostrea angulata isolate pt1a10 chromosome 7, ASM2561291v2, whole genome shotgun sequence includes:
- the LOC128157086 gene encoding uncharacterized protein LOC128157086 isoform X2, translating into MDKSSSSLSSLAITNLALNGKDTLGKNLKMSDFNKSCSSLGSLAVSAMNFPVGKGPCLSSPASDRGKRIQLIKMLSLTMVPILGLWVFCVYQLADIVKIKQDHEKSFESLTFSVDVGKLVHHLQNERDLSILFMSVLGPDTRSFLFHEYSVTDSFIESLDMWPGNLDRFDRKEFRSKIDMLTHLARHRQNLEGSSIDQEYKFYSSIIDIVVLWGYQSINESKFAIIWKSFVAFQKITMAKENLGVERAFGTMFFSQGGFDTHEQFEIYNINSFGFQENYESARMYSSSVDYLESYQTNTFGANTSRVINEFRYQIRTFGEEARDPSRIDLLKARWHYDNVTKYLDTLLNLQSTLGYICKANLTALLKRSKTDVIINSCLLVFVLVACSFVIFSIENLTSSIQRYAGILVDRTKELSVEKRRTDSLLYQMIPRSVAKKLKKNNSINAEYFNSVTVFFSDIEGFSRISLSLPPLRLVELLNCLYGAIDNLVDQRKLYKVETINDSYMIVSGLPKRNNDHHASEIANFALALLHLMKTKTFLEFGRRHIQLRIGINSGPCMAGIVGSKLPRYCLFGDTINVASRMKSNGLPNQIHISHSTYTLLAKTGKYAMMKRGNISVKGKGEMSTYWLTDVHRSPFESCGINSSVSTFSSSSFGMVCDMLQDGGSWMQAPGMEHSTKSLSASDLRNLAQSSVKTTTPISMSVSGDRPPDFNTFRNFIGRRKTEICIDEMTEKEKSERSLESQA